The stretch of DNA gcttcttgcattagcaagcatgcatttaagtttttttttttcttcagtgtGTACTATTATGATCTTATGTGCTCCTGCCTTTCTGCACCAATTGGGTTTAGTCTTCAggcacaaaaggggtagagagaagacatccttgaacagaacgcaagagtcgggatggagcatagcgagaaattagggctgagatgtaaggaggagcagaagagtgtaaagctttaaaaagtgaggaagagaatggagtgtgagatacggatttgataggaagccaggagagtgatttcaggaggggagaagccaagacagatttcagaaatagagtgattctggcagcagcgtttaggatagattgtaggggagacaggtgagaggcaggaaggccggacagcaggaggttacagtagtcgagacgtgagagaatgagggtctgtgtcagagtttttgcagtcgagcaatagaggaaagggcgtatctttggtAATATTGTGGATGAAAAACACgacagttttttgctaccttttgaatgtgagaagagaatatgagaggagtcgagtgtgacccctaggtagcgtgcttgggctactgggcgaatgatagtacttccaacagtaatgtggaaggaggtagtagggccagatttgggaggaagtatgaggagctctatttttgccatgttaagtttaagtcggcggagggccatccaggaggaATTAGCAGAGACATTCGGAAacttagtctgtacagcaggtgtaaggtcaagggtagaaaagtacatttgtgtgtcatcagcatagaggtgatattttaacCCAAGAGATGCGATTAGGACACCTAGTGCGATTAggacacctagagagagtgtgtaaagagaaaaaggtcccaggacagagcccaggGGAATTCTTGGATAAGGATTTAGgattgcttgtagacagcaggcttagcaatagtgcccaaagtcatgcagtagctgcaaaaggcaaacaagattttatcttgcattaaacgggcaatggatggaagggaagtaaacataattatgcccctttataaaacattagtaagaccacaccttgaatatggagtacaattttgggcaccaccattatggaactagagagagtgctgagaagagccaccacatttataaaggggatggacaatctaacttatggaggagaggctagctaaattagatttatttacataataAAAGAGGCAACTAAGAGGGTATATTAtacctaaatacaaatatatttgggaacagtacaaggagctttaagatggctatttatcccaaggacagtacaaaggatcTGGGGGTCATCCCTTattgttggaggaaaggagatttcaccagcaacaaagggaagggttcttaaaatgtggaattcactgTGCCGGTGGGCGGTAGCCAGGCTgccaaataaaggtttaagcccgtttggttacctctgatccgtgtgttgggtttatagagtgtcagctcttgagcccagggtTTGTACATGCATAACTGTAATGTGTGGTAATAAAAGtattgtgtttttacctttccaggcgtgccagcaagcagagattgctgctGTATGAGTTTCAAGTGGGTGGGCGGGGGGTTGTGGAGAatgtgttgtcagaatgtgcctaggtaatCAGGGTCCAGAGtcgctggttcccctaaaaaagtacccaggaatcaggttgaattcctggatacatgtaggcacgtTCCGGCAATACCTCCTCTTGAAAACGCTttcgtgactcaccactaggggttccctgcttcagcacagaccagaaaagtaaaaagggcatagggatgtgaggtgtccctgaaacagtcaaagggtccctaggttaatgagGATActcagtaaatgcccaggtcacccagaaccggtatagggATTCTGAGatgctccaaccatacatataaggttgtgaggggattcttagaatccatactaagtctatgcaCTAGTGTGTGGGGTATATGGctagtgaaaaagaaagtgcagctttttattctatttcccataccagaaaTACTTAGGTTTTTAAAGTATATGTTTCATTAACAAAGGGtgttaaatacatatatttatttattttatttatttataaaatattttaccaggaagtaatacattgagagttacctctcgttttcaagtatgtcctgggcacagagaaaaacaaataatacatggttacaaatacagctacataaatgaacagggtatacattatatacaagacattgcgtgcatagttaaagaaaatatatattatgggcgtatgaaacagttacagaccagcttaaaatgtgagacagccttagatttgaaagaacttaaactggtggtggatgtgagagtctctggtaggcaGTAAAATGAGGCATAGGAATGAAGTGTTCCTGTACCTGCGGGGATCCCTAGATAATATAGGGGTACCCCAGTaagtgccaaggtgtcccagaacctgTACTGCGTTTGTGGGTTATGAAAGTCCTCTGTAAAGAATAGAAAAAACAGACCTGTTTAAGGGCTTTTTGGGGTTCCTTGTGGCATAGAAACTCCAGATTtggggagtgtaagttttaggtgggatattgggGCGAAAACGTATTCCtattgtttgcaggagttcgggggaggcccagctactggtggttccctaattctccccggcgtgcaggcactaATTTGTGGGTTTGCGGGGTGAATTACATTGGGGCTGCACCGTGTCTCCCAGACttctggttttcgagcccagatatccccaaCTAATTTCCCTTACGTATACAaggttccccaaggtttatactttattaaagtatggttcagagggtgttatactgtatgtataaaaatccatgcagtcaACCTAAGCATTTGCATAGGAGACATGATGTCTGCCTAGCCATCTGGCCTCAAAGGGAATCCAGGATGTCGAGGTGTCGGGCCATTTGgtagcaaggaggggcagaggaaaagCCCCAACAGCCATTTGGTTTTTTTCCGACTCTGCAGAGCCTTCCCTGCAGATAGCCATGCCCCTTTCTCTGacagccagatgagccctgctccGACTGGCTGCTGAGAACGTTAGCACGCTTCTGATAGGAGTAGTATTCTGTGAATGAAACAGAGAGGTGTTAAaaacccctgcacccatcagattTGGAGTTCTccaagattctaagcaccaagtgaAAATCCAGTCctctggagaggggggaggggtggcgtcTGGAACTGCAGGCTGATTTTAGTCCCAGATGTACAGTGAAACTGCAAGACGAAGCGCTGCTCTATAGCGTGAAACGCATTGAGGGGGAGATCGAGGTGTAgcctggttctgtgtgtgtgtgatgttggaATAAAGTTTTCGTTCACAAAACCGTAAGTTGCCTGGATCCTTGCCGCTGGCAGTAGCGCCGGACCTTCTCCTTATCTAcctgatttcagttccaggacataGAAAAGTGTAGTTTTcataccccagttcccaagtaagtgtgtcttttcttatgcAATTTATGTAACATTGtatgtttgccttttcctgtgagtaaatttacaatttatttcattaacttgttttgctcaatgtatgatgcAGATAAATgcaggtgtaaatggcctggtctcccgtgacattcattacccatggagactgtgatggcagatagtattgatttgttcaaaaaaaaaaaggttggacatctttttagatgggaaaggtatacagggatataccaaataagtcaacatgggaaggatgttgatccagggagtaatctgattgccaattcttggcgtcaggaaggaatttattttcccccttatgagatatcattggatatgacgacactggggttgtgtgttttgccttcctctggattaataaggaagtatagaaataggataaagcatctgtcatctaaatttagcatatgttgaacttgatagacgcatggtttttttcaacctcatctactttgcAACATGATGCTCAAGTGCTCATTTGCAAAAGAaatgcaaaattaaaaaaaaaaatcgtagaAATGAGAAGAGCACAGACAACTCTATAGTGCAGAAAATCAAATTGTTTCCATAGGATTCCTTTCCTTTAATAAATTGGTGCGGTTTTCAGCAAtgattttgccccagttttgcagctgggagactgtgTTCTGTCTACTAGAGTGTTTACCTAGCAGAGAGTTCAGGGTAGGGTTCGTGCCTTTCATATTTACCACGAACGGTCAGCGCCAAGTAAGAATAATGTCTAATAAGTCACACACAAAACCCATTTCCAATTAATTATTATTGATTCTTGCTCATATTAATTGCAGACAACAGCTGCTAGCAGCCCTATGTATGGACAGTTGTTGGAATCCCATTCACAGAAAGCATTATTTTATAACCCAGTATAACTATTTTGCACCCTTGATGCAAACATCTAAATTTGCCTTTTGCCTGTACCCTATAATTATTGCTGTGTGTATTTCAGAGGCGCGCCCTTAAAATGCTTCTCACCTTCTGATTGATGACACCTGCTTGCTCCTGCAGCAGTGCCACCAGCTTCCGGAAAACTTCATCTTTCTCTTCAATAGTTGAGGTTTCATTGGCTGTCACATTATTGTTTTCTGTGAAAATCAGCAAAATTAAAGCCAATGATGAATGGATAACACTACACAAAGACATCTTGCCAGAGGACTGCTAGCTTCCAGTGTCCCACCACACTTGGGCAAAATATCTTTTAGATTCCGGCTTGCCTTGTATCGTTAGTAGGGAAACATAAAAAGTGTGGGTACGTCTTACTATGCTCAATTTTTGGACTGTATATTTCCATCCCCTCAATGATTGCCACACTTGGGAATCCTGTCATGGGACCATCAAGTCTGCCACTTTCCAAAATGTGGCCTGCTAAATGGCACAGAAGTCTATCTTTACATAGGTTTGATTCAGAATAACTTGTTCAATGCCACTGCAAGACAATTTGAAAACGAAGGTCTTCTCCAGCCCTAGGCACATTTAATCATTACAAAAACTAAGTCAGCGATTCTTTCAAAACACTGACTGTGACTCTAGTTGCCCCACCTATGAAATGGGAACATATGGCAGAAACAAGGGAGGGATCATGTCCCTGGCAATGGCAACTAAATGCCAATCTTTTTAGTTTTCTAAATCATCTCCTTACCAAGTACGGGAGGTTTGGCAGCTTCTCCATCGGAGCAGGGAATGACGGGGAGTTGGGTGGATGCCACAGGGCTCTTCAGCTTCTTGTGTTGTACTAGTTTGTCCAGTTTCTTAGCAGCCATGGTGTATATCTCAGCGTCATCaactttgacaaaaaaaaaaaaaaattagaacaaTACTAATAATGTGCAACATTAATAATGGGAAGTATTCAGATTACCTTATACATTTCCACCCACGCCAGAAGGGCAGTGCACCATCAAAAAAGGACATATCTAAGACTAGGAAGATTGCCAGAGAAGTAGGATGGGATGATATTGGTTTCCAAAAACACATTTTTCAGACCTTGTGTATAAATCCATTTGACAGATGTATTAAAAAGGTCATCAAAACTTGTACGCAGATGGTATATTACCCCTCACCCCCTTAATATGCATACGTTCAAGTGGGAACAAGATATTCATATATACCGTATTGCATCGATTCTGCGGCAGCGCCATCAATTACAAGACACCTCAAACTTTCACTAAACTCtttttggggaaaaaaagaaaaaaagtgacaaTTAGGGATCCAATTTACCAATGCAAATACAAGAACTCAACTGAGGTGACAATCGGATACCTTCTATGCACCGTAAGTTCGTACGTGTGCAGGCAATGACAACTTAAATGAAGGCACCTTCTGTCTGTCATAGAGCAACAGCTACCTGCTGCGCAGCACTACAGGCGGCACGCTAGGGTTGGCAGCATTGCGTTCTCGGAACGTCATTCCACAACGTAGGAGATCACGTGACCCTCAGTTGACTCGCATTAGCAGCCATATTGGTACAGGAACCATTGAGTTACAAATACCAGTTTTCCAATGTTTACCAGCATGTACAAAGTTGCTATTCCAGATTGGGGAGGAGAAGGGATATTTCTTCACCTCTTACTGGAAGAAGGAAATTTATGAGGGACATTATAACAATATAATGTTTTTACATATATTTCAGTTCAAATGGCCAACTATGTCACAACTTACTCCTCTTCCTAGCGACTGGCAAGTTTCTTTTGACATTGATAGTAAGACGCATCCTGATTTCAGAAACGTTAAAATGtgaaaaaagtgcgtcttagaatcgaggaaatacggtaaatcACAGGTAAGGTGGGATATGTGCAATGTTTGACTGTTTATACATGTTGCAAAATGCCAAAGTTATCCCATTATAGGGGTACTGCTGTTCAATGATGAGAATGAGTTGTCCTGAAGAACTACAAAAAAAAGGACTCAAACATCCCGTTTCGCAAATTAATTACAGTCGACGTCTAAAGCAAAGATCCAACTTCACCATCCTCATTTATTCTTACCATATTCCTGAGCTTGTTTATGTGGGGAGTCCCTCCTATAACAAGGATTTACAGCCAAAGTGCTTGGCCTGACTGGTTTCGAATCAATTTGATTGCGGTGATCCTTACTGGATTTTTTCTTTAAAAGACTTTTCCAGGAGAATGGCCGGCTGTGCTTATTTGGTGCTCCCTGGGAGGAATGCTTATCCAAAGTCTCTACCTCTTTCTGCTTCTGTTCCTCCTGCACCAGAGAATCCATGGAACCAGCCTTGGTGCAGGCAAGGAACGGGTTGGGAGGTTTCTGCCGCTTCATGGAATCCCCTTTGCCGGGATCTTTTTCATGACCATCGAGCACATTTTCAAATGATTCCCTGGATTTGCTGCCAACACTCAAACTCTTAGGTTTCAGAGAAGCCTTCTCCTTTGTCGAACTTCTCCTCAGAAGTTTTTTAATGTTCGTGTTAAAGCCGTGCTTTGATTCTTCCACCCGGTTGATCTCTTCATGAAGGGAACCCCAGGCACTGTTACTTTCCTGGGTTGACACCTCACCAAATTTCAGGCTCCAGCTTCTCTCATCTTTTTCCCTCACTGACTCTTTTGACCTTTTCTGGTCCTTTTTTTTGGTTCTCTTTGGGGATCCTTCTCCACTTTTATTTTGGAAGGAccttggggaaaaaaataaaaataaatacaaataatgatGTAGGTTTATCTAGAGATGGGGCGCTATCAAGATTTTTTTTGCGCGGGGGATGCAGTGCTTACAGAggcctctcactcttcccccaaagcatttcaattaaatgccgggggaccgcgcaaggcctctgtagttctgttaccttgactcagacggCTTCGGGCGACGcatcatcatttgatgccgcggggTGATGTGGCGTCACATAaccttgcagcgtcatttgatgtcacataaccctgcagcgtcatttgacgcttgacacaatgtaagggggggggggggggggtagcgcgcagggcaaaaaaaaaaaaaaaaaaaaaagtttgctcacccctgatctagaggtaTATTATTTTGGGCTTCAGACATCAAAAGTAAGATGAATTTAAGGTTTTCAAACATGACAAAATATATTAAAGATCTCCAAATGTGAAATGAGAGTGCAAGAAAATCAAGCAAAACGTCTCACTACTTCTTGTCTCTAATAAGAACTTGTTTTTCACATTTCCTACTTCCTCTAGTACCCAATCAAATGTATGAGAAAAGTCTACGTCACCTCTGCATGTtttatgatttagattgtaagctcttcggggcagggactccttttcctaaatattaattatatgtctgaagcgcttcgtcccattgtgtgttatttgtattatttgttattttgccTTTTGTTGTCATTTACCCGTTACACTTATTCCCGGTGTTTGTAAAGTCATTTACCTTGCAAAGTGAGAAGTACTTTGTACTTtagcgttatataaataaaattatacatacattaTAAGCAAACCTTTCCTGCATGTTCGTACCTTTATATATAGCTATGTAAGCCAAGGTAAATAATTCTCTGATCATGAACTAACTTTTTTTTGCCCCTTCTACAAAATCAAGCCTTACCTGTGAGCGTATTTTTTGGGATCATGATACACACGTCCCACATGACCAACATGCGCTCCATCCTCATGGCTTAAGGACCGTTTCAAAAAGGCTTCGAGGACACATTTAGTCTCTTCCTTCACCTTAATGAGGCTTATCCCATCAGTCGTATGGTTGAGTATAGGATCCATTCCacatcactaaaaaaaaaaaaaaaaaaaaaaaaaaagaggaaaataattatatttaatcACCAACATAGCTTGCATTCACAGTATTTGTAGTCTTCCTTATTGTTAACAGGTGAAATACAACATAACTGGCCAAAAAACAAAGCTTTTGCCAATTATTTAAGAATCCAAATagcttccttaaacaaatctaaCCATGGCAAAATACTTGGCTACGTGTGTTTCCCTGGAAATgaattacaaattgcatttcttagaGGCACC from Ascaphus truei isolate aAscTru1 chromosome 6, aAscTru1.hap1, whole genome shotgun sequence encodes:
- the BCL2L12 gene encoding bcl-2-like protein 12 isoform X1; amino-acid sequence: MDPILNHTTDGISLIKVKEETKCVLEAFLKRSLSHEDGAHVGHVGRVYHDPKKYAHRSFQNKSGEGSPKRTKKKDQKRSKESVREKDERSWSLKFGEVSTQESNSAWGSLHEEINRVEESKHGFNTNIKKLLRRSSTKEKASLKPKSLSVGSKSRESFENVLDGHEKDPGKGDSMKRQKPPNPFLACTKAGSMDSLVQEEQKQKEVETLDKHSSQGAPNKHSRPFSWKSLLKKKSSKDHRNQIDSKPVRPSTLAVNPCYRRDSPHKQAQEYEFSESLRCLVIDGAAAESMQYVDDAEIYTMAAKKLDKLVQHKKLKSPVASTQLPVIPCSDGEAAKPPVLENNNVTANETSTIEEKDEVFRKLVALLQEQAGVINQKISSDPFLRNSLARMSYGSFSRLAEVFTSLTEVPTSEVGASVSPELTKIALTMELTRKVVGINSHAVQTLMGYSMQYMDMFVPWLQKQGGWENIVAHGDIPDLQVD
- the BCL2L12 gene encoding bcl-2-like protein 12 isoform X2, with the translated sequence MDPILNHTTDGISLIKVKEETKCVLEAFLKRSLSHEDGAHVGHVGRVYHDPKKYAHRSFQNKSGEGSPKRTKKKDQKRSKESVREKDERSWSLKFGEVSTQESNSAWGSLHEEINRVEESKHGFNTNIKKLLRRSSTKEKASLKPKSLSVGSKSRESFENVLDGHEKDPGKGDSMKRQKPPNPFLACTKAGSMDSLVQEEQKQKEVETLDKHSSQGAPNKHSRPFSWKSLLKKKSSKDHRNQIDSKPVRPSTLAVNPCYRRDSPHKQAQEYVDDAEIYTMAAKKLDKLVQHKKLKSPVASTQLPVIPCSDGEAAKPPVLENNNVTANETSTIEEKDEVFRKLVALLQEQAGVINQKISSDPFLRNSLARMSYGSFSRLAEVFTSLTEVPTSEVGASVSPELTKIALTMELTRKVVGINSHAVQTLMGYSMQYMDMFVPWLQKQGGWENIVAHGDIPDLQVD